In the Populus trichocarpa isolate Nisqually-1 chromosome 8, P.trichocarpa_v4.1, whole genome shotgun sequence genome, ACAAATActgatgaaaaagaaagaaatcccAAGAAGCAACTGGGCATTCAACAGAGTTACCCATCAGAATTCAAACGGAGCATCGGTAGGGAAAACAACAGTAGATCAGCTACTTTAAGTTGATGTTTAATTTAGTGAAAGGAAAAAAGGGATTAAGATTTTATGGATTTTTCTAGATTGACAGCAAGCTGAAGCTGCTGTTTACATGAAGTAaagttatgtttgatttttaaactaattttttttaaaaaaaacataatttaaccgCAATGTGAAAAATTACCTTAATTTGATGCatagaatattatttaaaagtgttTCCACGCAGTGAGACAATGGGCATTCTTGATATGATAAAACATACGATGGGTATGGGTGACAAGGCGACCACCACACAGCCGTCGTGTCTATTTCTGATTTTTCTGCCAGACCcaataattcaaattttgtGTCAAGTACCTTTTATCTTCACGTATAATGCACGGTAAGCAAAGGTTTCAATCAGCAATTGCAAAAGTTGcgaaaaagtgttttttttttctctgttctttttcccATGCATGAATTTTCCTTCAAACGCCAGCACAAATCACGTATTTAGCAAAACTTAGCAAGCATAACATGTTTATATAATTAGTAATGCCTCTTGCATTTTACCAATTAGAAAAATACAatcaagatttctttgttggtggCCTAAGCTTTTATCCGGTCTTGATTATGTATATTATTGTCCTTCTGTAATTTCCAGCAAGCGATTTAAACTTTGAATATGATTTATCTGCACAAGATTTACAAAGACCATAAGatgtttgaaaatgtttttgtttctgtttttatgtgttctctaaaagtgtttttggtttcagaaaatattaaattaatatttttttaatgttttctgatatgtcaatgtcaaaaataaaaataaaatttaaaaataatattattttaatgtatttttaaataaaaaattattttaaaaaacactcatTCACCTCGATCTCGACCACACTTTACGCTTCCTATTGGAATTTAGACCTTGATACTCTatacatttataaaaataaaaggcatataAATGTAGGGCTTcatttgaaaagagaaaaaaaagttgttcaaacttcaaactattcgttttttttttaaaaaaaaatatgttcatgATTATTGCTCAATCTTTTTGTGCTCACCTTCATTTATTTCCCTGTTGTACTTGATTACAAAGTTCCTGCAATCTATTTTTTCCCCTTCCTCGAGCTCATAACCTGCTTTGACccaattatgttttataaagtTGCCAATTTATGATTATGAAATCGCATCATAGCAGGATCTTGATCAAAGAGAAGCGTATCACTATCCATAAATTATAGGAGATAATTATTAGtaggagattttttttattcttccattgATAACTTTAGTGAGCTCCTTGTGAAATAATAATGCCACGTCTTTCACATTACAAGTCTTCCAATCATGAatagcagtttttttttatttggggctatttgtttttttttattaaaaatatttttaaaaaaattatttttttttaatttttttaatttttaattaaattttttgatgttttcgcatcattttgatatgttaatatcaaaaataatttttttaaaataaaaaatatattattttaatgtattttcgaacaaaaattattttaaaaaacaactactgtTATACTCACAAACATCTTCTTAAGACAATTCCCACCATTACTAAggattgattctttttcaagttaaaaagtTGTTTCCGCTAGCTGGAAATTGGAATGCAGAAGAAGATGCTTGCAGCTGCATTATATAGTTTAAGGACCACTGAAATTCTCCATTATAAAGAGAATATACCAATGCTAGCATTGATCATCACACTTCCATATATACAAAGGTTgcttaattaaaatattcaagaacTTACCGAATAATGTTaaggttacttttcaaaatgttttttacttagaaatacattaaaataatatatattttttatttttaaaatcaaaacattaaaataatccaaaaacatacttttaaaaaaattagcaattttttttttaattttctcaaatatcCGTTTGAGCCGCACTTCCTAACGAGGCGTAATCAATGAGCCTTCAATGGGTCTATAAAGagcaacttttcttttctttttattctctctccTTCCTCAATTCTTGAACATATTTCCTCTTTGTtacataaaaaagtttttttttaaaccaagcttaatttcaatttatttattttgaattatctattaaacaaaaaattcaaaatatttttttaaattgaacatAAATTCAACgttggaattatttttttttgacacgGCAAGAACCCAATAATAAGctaatttgaagcaaaatggAAAGGCAAATCTAAAAGAATGTGAAAATGAAtgaatttaaaagaagaaacttatggttatgaaaaaaaaaagggaaaaaaaaaccctgtaaATTCGGAGTAATTGAAAGTTTGAAGTACAGTAAAACACTAGGCAGATTAGTTTTTCTATAGATGCACGacaataaataattgaaaagtgGAGAAAGCCCACATCTTTGACCTTAATTTAATGCTGTTGATCCAAATCCTATTATATTCCTACAGTACACCACTGTTAATGAATATTATAACCTTTTCGTTTCCCTAAATGGGACACGTATGTTCTTGTATATTCAAATTGATCCCAATCCCTCCATCTTAGCACTAGTGCTTGTTGACAATGCTCTTCTCCTTTCTGATTATGAGCTTAGTGTAACGTGTATTAAAAGCAAGCCCTTTAGTGTCCACCTGGTTGCTAAATAGAGGGATAATCATAGCATACCACAGCAAAAATCAGAGAGTAATTTGgttaattattgttttggaaACCAATAGCAACAAGAGTGCGAGATTGCTCATGGAACCCTTACCTGGAAACGATCCGGTTAATTAGGGAGTAAATTACACAAATGCATAATCTCATGAACATGCAATATCTAGCTAGCTTACTGTTTCCATATCCACCTTCCTGTTCCTGGGATGAACACAAATCTAGTTTCTGTGATCTGGTGTACAAATCGTACTGACTTGTGCATGATGGGGTTTACATCCATTAACAAGCTGGAATATTTGGTAGCACTGTACATAAACGACGACCGCCAAGGGATCAGTGGGCACCAGCTGATAGCTTAATTAGGTGAACATTCAAGACCATCTTCTCTTGTATTAAACTTTCACATATTGTCATTTGAATCTTCAACACTTCAtcccttttgtttctttcttgcaATAGACAATATTCCCTTAAGTACTCACTCTTGAATGGATAGTTCGTGTTTTGTATTAAAGGGGAAGAATGTAGAGAAagcaacttctttttttcttaaaaaaaggaGATGCATGATCATCGTGTcctataaacaataaaaaagaaaacagcgGTAACCCCACTAGCAAGACCACCCTCAAGACTCCTCCAGCGTTTGGTAGGAAAGTTATGATCGGAAATTAGAATGTTCAAAGGCAAGGCACAGAGGGATACCAGACCTAATCTTGCTGCCCCCACAAGGAACTACAATCTCTCAACATTAATGTAAAGTCTGAGCTGCATCCACCAGCATATGGAGAGCATATAAATTTAGATTCTAGACCACTACCATTTTAATAGTACAAGCTTGCCTCGCCCATTGTCATAAGAGGTTAAGGACCCTCCATTTTAAATTAGAGGGTGTAGTCCCCTACAGCAGTCATGCTTGAACAAGAAATAGTCCATTCACCATTAAATATGAGATCCGAAAAACCCCGACACCTCACATGGCTTGCATGCACTGACAAGTAATCAGAGATGTTTGCACACATGTGAATCATGGAAGTAAACCCTTCATACGTATCGGGAAACTGATAATCTAGCATGGACCTCTGTAGATTTAGCACAAGAGTCAAAGATCCTCGCGAAGATTACTgtccttttttctctttaacgTAACCCAGTTAGGTTATCCTTGCTCGTAATCCAATCAcgaattaataaattatgaacaGCCGGATGACCtagacataaataaacaaatgattCGTGGGTTTTATCTTCGATCGCGTCAGATCCCTGTGTCGACGTTTGGCTTTTGCGAGAGAAGACACAGCACTGACACTGTAGTTGGTGACTGCCAGTGGGTTTTGCTTCCACACAATCAAATCCGGCAGCCTCCTTCTCGCTCCCCTCTCTTTTCTAAATGCTGGTTGGTCCTATATTAGTATATATCcgtccttttttctttatttattttcgtcttgtttgttgttatttttttaatgtattaaatgGAAGACCAATAACTCATAGGTTATGCGATAATTAAGAGGGCATGCAACCTTCCAGAAAGAGAGTCTTCCTTGCTATTCTTGATCGTCCCAACTCCCAAAATACGTCGTCGAGGTAGGCAAgggattaattctttttttttagtttaacgcgggtgtccgggtcagcttgcacgcacctcgactaatcccacggggcctgaaattaacgaccatgtaagcctccagtggccatcatatgagcaaccacagggctcgaacctgagaccacagagggagcaaacctcttgatcccaagtttttaccactgagtcaccacctagattttttttttttttgaataaaaggaatgaTTCTATCTTGTAAATTAAGCTCATGCCTTCATGTTTGgtaaaagacaaaaacaccctGACTGGATCGTCGAGGGGCTGATCGAGTCTCCATTTCATCTATTCATAAAGCCACCTCCTTCCACACACTTAAAAAATTGTCTTGCTTGCTAAGTTGGTTAattaacatgtattaattaaagcataaaatatttattctgtACCAAGATGTGTTACTTTAATTTGAGTCCATTTGAATTGCATCGGACTGTGGTCTGTGGACCTCCCACAAAAAGGTTATGCTactctttttttctataataaattttttttttaatttttttagtttgaaaatatattaaattaatattttttaaatttttttatattaatttatcaaaatcttcaaaaacacataaaaattaatttgaaactataaaaatataaaaacatgtcaGACCGCAAGAACAAACACCACAATTACATGATGATAATGGAATCATCAGGTGTTTTGTATATTCAAACCAACAATACATGTATATAATtgcttgagaaaaaaattaaaaaaaaaaaaaggattcttaAATTGCTTATATGCAAGGCCTAATTGCATGTCATCTGTGAAAATGAGAACATCTAAAGCACTTCGAAATTAGGTGAGCAGATTTAATTTAGCAATGATATGCCTATATATAGATATTAGTATGTAAGACAAGATTCAAGTTCcaatgataaattattattttttcaattatgactATGTAACAGGAGGTAATTACCCTCTATTGTGTAACTCGAGAAAACCTTtccattttattgttttaatgaaaaaagaaagaaaagaaaactctgcGAGGTTAATCTATAGAAATTCAGTAATTTGAGAATATGAAGGCAGACAAAAGTGTACATACAAGCTATATAAGCTGGGAtaaaagaagagaggaagaaTATACAGTGGTAAAATATCCAAAGTTTTGATGAACTTCTTGTGAGAAAGAATAGGCAAAGAGCAGGGGACGTGGATAAGATGATGGGGTGTCCTTGTCCAAGCAAGGGAATCTCCCTCGCACACGCCTGACCTGATAAACCCTTGCCTCCTCGGGCATTATATTCTGAGGCAGCAACAAACCGAACTAAGACAGCAACAAACCGAACTAAGACAGCAAcctctatctatctatctatctatctatatttCCAAGTCTAAAAATTATAGTGTAActctttaataaattaatgtcaAAATCCTTGGCCCCGTCGATACCGGAGAGGATGCCCGGCCACGCTTCCATCTCCTGACACCTCTCCACGTGGCAACCCCACCAGCTTCCAGGATCCATGCCGGTGCCGATTATTTTAAACACCAgtacttattttaattaatgatattgcATAGTGTACGTATTAATTAGTGCtggtttttaatattgatgttAATTGTGTTTTAGCGATACCAAGAATTTgaatgtcaatatttttttttttgtttgttttaaattgaccCACATGGACAGGAGAGTTGGTTGGGAAATGAGAGATGGCCTGCTGCTTGTGCTTGATGAATAAGAGCTTTATTACTAATACTAGTACTCATGTTTGTAGGGTGATGGGAGCTGTGTAGAAAGAGACTTGTGCTTACCTCGCCTCGCCTCCTTCCTTATCTTTCtccatccttttctttcttccattCACTCCCAACTAGAGGGATTGATAGAGAATAGAGAGATGGGGAATTGTCAAGCCATAGATGCTGCAGCGCTGGTTATACAGCATCCAAGTGGGAAGATAGAGAGGTTATATTGGCCAGTTAGCGTTAGCGAGGTGATGAGAATGAACCCTGGTCATTATGTTTCTTTGATCATTCCATTGCCTGTATCTGGGGATCAAGAAAACCAAGAACACATCAAAACTGTGCAGTTCACCCGTGTTAAGCTTCTCAGGCCAAGCGATTCTCTTACACTTGGTCATGCTTATCGCCTTGTTACCACTCAAGGTTAGAATATATAGCTAGAATGCTGCTGCTTGTGATTATTGATTAGTCTCTCAATACTCTCCATCTATGATGCTTATTTTGATGAACCAAGATCTGTCGAGTATACATATGGCGATAAAATTCTGATTTCCTTTTTCCCTATGTGGTTGTAGAAGTTATGAAGGTGATACGGGCCAAGAAGTACGCAAAACTGAAGAGACAGCAGCAGCCAGAATCGGTTGACGAGAATAAGTCACAGCTGCAGGTAGCACCAGAGAAGAAGCGAAGCACAGATTGTGAGGCAGAAAAGAAGCCTAACACAGAGAAGGATTGCAAGGTATCTCTCCCTCTCACCTACTTTTCGTTTCGCTTTTCCACTCTGAAATAGTAACTGTTGTTTAGATATAATGCACAAATCAATACAAGTGAGAGAGCCAGAgccaaaaatgaagaaaagagcTGCTCTGTTTCGCCCACAATCTTGATGcatgttgaataaaaaataaattaaatagggTTGATTGCACTTTGTTTGAGCCCTATTCAAAAGTAATGACCACTCTAATGATGCTGTGATAATTCAGGAACCCAAACATAGAAGACATGGACACAGGACGCCATCAATCAACTCTGCTTCACTAAGGTCAAAGTCATGGCGCCCCTCCTTACAGAGTATCTCTGAGGCTGCTAGCTGAAGATATGTTGAATTACAACCTGCGTAGTAGCCAATAAAAAGCGCAATAGATTGCTTTCACCATTAACAGAATTTGGCAGTAAATGGACAGATGTGCCATGGATCCAGTGTTGTCTTATACACAGCCAAATAGAGTCATTCAACCAAAGGCGGTGGATAATTATCTGTGCCATTGTCAACTTAAGCTCCCAGCAGAAAAAATATTCTCAAGCAATAATCTCCTGTACAGTTACAAAAGAGGCAATGGATCTGATATTGTttgacaattatattttatgatgcCTCCATATCCTGTACCTTTAAGGTTAATGATCAGGAATTCGAATAAAATGCCAAGACAACTTGGAAAAAGGtcataaatacaattaaaaaaaaatcagtttggtAGGTTTGAGTTCCTCGCTTCGCAATCCAAAACAGAGATACCCTTGCTGACAAAGGTGCTCCAGGAAATTTCTTACCCTTAAGAGAAACCACAACTCATCTGTGAATGGCTCCGGCAATAAAGTCCCAGGTCGTCCTCCATGGTCCTTGTGCAAGAAGTCACTAAATATCTGGTTCCAACGCTACAAGCTAGGTAGCAATAACCTAAAATGTGAATCCTCTGCGTTTTTACTTGAAGCATCAAACAATCAGGTAGCATATAGAGACACTGCCAACGCTGGGCCAAACAAGCACAAAAGTTGGAATCAATTGATGGAAGTTGTCTCAATGATTGTCCTTATTTTGTTGTGAGGTCAGATATTTCTTTTGGGGCTCAATTATTAACTGTTATCAAGTCGAGCAAATGCAAGGCTCCTACGAGATCAGAAAAGGACCATGTCTGGAGAAACGAGggcttcaaaataaataattaaaaaaaaacataaatgaatgAATGGAATTAGGAGTTAAAGAACTTTAGCAAGTTCTATGGTccaaaagaaatagaaaatggCTTAAATGCTGATGGTTACCATCTCTCTCAATCAGTTATGTAGCCTTACAATAACAAGAGCTAAGGCTTAAACACCCCTTCATCAGCCTGATCAGATTatcaaataacataaattagaaagaaaactcAGCATACAAAAGGAAGATACAAAACCTGCCTCTTGCCCGCCACCGTACCAGCTAGAAATTGCTCATTTGAATCGTTTCCCAGGGACATTCTTCTTGTTCATTTTCAATAACAAAGTCTGGTCATTCTTTCAAAGAAAACCATATCAATGCTTATAGATTAGAATTGTTCCCTTTTCCAAAATCATAATACCAGGTAGAAAATTTATCTATAAATATCTGTCAActataatgttttaaatttgacTCTCCAACCCACCGAGAGAAGAGAGGGGAGGCTACTTTAAGCTGATAAAGGATCTCGACAATTTAACCATGAAACAGCACCTTATGTGCAAGGAACGCAGCTCTGATGGCTTACAAGGCTATCTGAAATTAACTAGCTTTGCCAGAAACATGCAAACCACTACCCGCAAAGTTCAACATAGAAAGCAAACTTCACGTCATTTTGAGCCAAATTTGGTGTTTTGGGTTAAATTCTTACCACGACCTTTCTTGCTCATCAGATTGTAACATCACTCTCGGTTTACACGAACAAGAAATGAATGGCATATCAGCCATTTTGAACTCCAGAAACACATAACTGTTGTCGAACTCAATTATCCTCAACACTTTTACAACCTTTCCATCCATGATCAGCAGTTTTGCTATCATATCATGTTGACAATTCCTTTCTCCAGTCACCTTCTATATCCTCTACTAATTTTTTAACCTGATTTTTCACAACTCGGCCATGTACaataaatcaaattcaagttgAATTGGGAGACACCTATAACTGATTTCGTGGATGATAATCATACGCGTTCAAGGTAGAGAATAACGCCAAATCCAAGGACCACACAAATGATCACATCGACAGTCAACAGGatcaaacaataatttttttttacagaaagtCAAGATGAAACAACTACGTTGTGTTTAATCCTTAAAGCACCTTGTACCCTGAGTGCAGGAAAATCTAGTGGACATTCTCGATGcatgattttccttttattgtaAGAATGCTGGCACTAAATTATTAATGCTAGTTTAGGCACACTTTTAATGCTAATGACGACTAAGGATATTGTCACCAACATAAATGCATGTTTTCTACTTCAATGCAAGGATACTGACCGTGAAACAGGGCCTCCGGTTCTGTTGAAGTTTTATTACATGTATGGTGATAGGTAGGTCCATGTTTTGATGCTCTGCATGCAGACATTATTTGTTGTGAATCTCAGATCATAGCACGGGCTATTCTCACTATCCCAACCTTTCAAATTTCT is a window encoding:
- the LOC7471481 gene encoding uncharacterized protein LOC7471481 isoform X3, with protein sequence MGNCQAIDAAALVIQHPSGKIERLYWPVSVSEVMRMNPGHYVSLIIPLPVSGDQENQEHIKTVQFTRVKLLRPSDSLTLGHAYRLVTTQEVMKVIRAKKYAKLKRQQQPESVDENKSQLQVAPEKKRSTDCEAEKKPNTEKDCKEPKHRRHGHRTPSINSASLRSKSWRPSLQSISEAAS
- the LOC7471481 gene encoding uncharacterized protein LOC7471481 isoform X2 codes for the protein MPGDGSCVERDLCLPRLASFLIFLHPFLSSIHSQLEGLIENREMGNCQAIDAAALVIQHPSGKIERLYWPVSVSEVMRMNPGHYVSLIIPLPVSGDQENQEHIKTVQFTRVKLLRPSDSLTLGHAYRLVTTQEVMKVIRAKKYAKLKRQQQPESVDENKSQLQVAPEKKRSTDCEAEKKPNTEKDCKEPKHRRHGHRTPSINSASLRSKSWRPSLQSISEAAS
- the LOC7471481 gene encoding uncharacterized protein LOC7471481 isoform X1, whose product is MILHSGDGSCVERDLCLPRLASFLIFLHPFLSSIHSQLEGLIENREMGNCQAIDAAALVIQHPSGKIERLYWPVSVSEVMRMNPGHYVSLIIPLPVSGDQENQEHIKTVQFTRVKLLRPSDSLTLGHAYRLVTTQEVMKVIRAKKYAKLKRQQQPESVDENKSQLQVAPEKKRSTDCEAEKKPNTEKDCKEPKHRRHGHRTPSINSASLRSKSWRPSLQSISEAAS